In Syngnathus typhle isolate RoL2023-S1 ecotype Sweden linkage group LG13, RoL_Styp_1.0, whole genome shotgun sequence, the sequence TTCTTTGGAATCCAAGCCAGTTTTGCTTCAGATTTGGTATGACACCTGATCATCATGGCCCAAAACACACATGGACTCTTCACATTTTAGTTTGAAATTTGGGTAAACCATTTCCAACTTTGGCCATTTTCCTTTTGCTGCATTGGATTGGGAAGGCATCTATATCATGagaagacccacaaaaaaagtctGAAACTGGGAGATCATTTTGGAAGACATTTTGGTCATTCCCAagtgtcaaagaaaaaaaaattttttttgaccAGCTGGaaccaaaattttaaaatggctgATGTTAAATTGTGAAAGAGGAGAGTGGCCAAGTTTGACAACTGGccataatttgttttttaaaaaaaggtgaTTGTCCCGACCTGCTCCTTGTTGCCCCGGTGGTGGCTCATGTGCCTCTCGAGTTGCGAGCGGTACGTGAAGGTGTAGCTGCAGTGTGAGCATCTGTAGTTGTCTTCACTGGTCTCGTGGCGGTACTTGATGTGCTCCTTCAGCGAAGCGTTGCGCTTGTAACCCCGCGAACAATACGGACACGTGTGCAGCTGAAACGTGTCTGGCGTGCCTGCTGGAAAAATCAAAAGACGGCCTGAGCTTCTGCTAAGTTCACTCCCAACTTCTGCTGGATCTGTTTCTCCAATGACAACACAGACTATCAGGAGACTGCTGCAGAAATGCGTGGATGCTTAAGGGCGCAGTCGTCACTGCTTTCAACCGGTCTGAACTAAGTGTGCAGGAGGGTGCCGAAGATTAGGTTTGTTTCATTGAAGACAAAATTGTCTTTGATGTTCACAAAAATGACTTGTTTGTGGGCGGCGCTGTCCAGGTCACAATATTTGCTCGCGTTACCATTTTCGTCGGCGCCCCCCGTTTCCGTGGGACTCTGCTCATCGTCAGCGGCTTCCGGGTAGAGGGCGGCCGTCTCTCCTTTCCGGATGATCTCctgctcctcttcttcctcttcttccttcaCAACAACCTGCCCCTCCATCTTTCCGTCGCCTCCTCGTCCATCTTCACCTTCTTCTCCAGACACATGCTGATCCTCTTTcactgaaaacacacacaaaacatggTTGGAATGATtccatctggaaaaaaaaaaagctgctctgCAGAGACACCGCTAGAGGGCACTACAAGCTAGGAAAATAAGTTTGAAAACAGGCTGTAACGTTTTCAATTAgggtcttccttccttccttccttcctgccttccttccttccttccttcctttggtTATTCTGAAATCAAATGTTTTAGTTTCCGTTGCATGGACTCCATGTTTGAGCCAGGTTCAAACATATTTGTCCACATCATTAGGCGTCCCAATACTTGAGTTCAACATGTTCTACCTCCATTACAAGCGCCGTTGTGTGCTAATACTGCATCGGTGGCGTCTGTTGCTTCTTTGGCATGGCGGCGGTCTCTCCTCgccacggcggcggccggcGGGATTTCGTCCTCCACGATGTGTAGCTTGTCATCATCGTCCGAATCAGAGCTGCTGGCCTCCAAGCCGCCGTTCAAGTTTGTCACTGCGGGAGACAAGAGGAAaagaataaagacaaagccagagGGCATACAATAAGTCTGCTTAACGCAGCAGCATTGTGATGATTACATACTACATAATTGTTGGTGTCTATGTGATATTGTATGTCAATAAGTGGAAGCTATATTCTTGTTGCTAATTATAATGACACAATATTGTCCATTATGTTGCATATAATGtgcatgcagcagcagcatcttATTGTGAAGGGCCCGTCAAAGCAGATCTCCCCCTGTCTCCCTTCCTGGCGAGCAAGCAGCCCCCACGCCAACCGGTGACCCCAAACAAGAAGTCACGAGCAAAACACGTGGGTACACTAAGTAGCGCACAAACACAACAGGAAAGGAGCGGTTGCCTCAGGTGAGCAAAACTGACATGATGCGCGTCACCAGAGCAGAACTaatgagtgtgtgcatgtgtgtgtgttgacccaGTGCAGCTGTGCAGCGTGAGAAGCCAGCCAAACCCCAACAGACAACTACCCCACTGTGTGTGAGTGGGTGTTCatgcatgtgtgtctgtgtgtgtgtgtgtgtctgtctgcaaGTAAATGTGACCAGACTTCAACACAGAGAGCAGCTGCTGGCTCCTTAAAGAGAAAGAAAGGCCATTTTCTGCTTTTACATGCcaaaaaatgaaattcaaataAATTGACACCTTCCTATCATCTCCAACTCACTCATCGAAGCCACCACCTCTGAGTGAGTGTGTCCCATGTAGTCACGTCGTACACCTTTGGTGCCACAGGAAGTGACGTACGTGGAAGCCGCGTGCGCCCACACACAGGAAGTGACACGTGAGGTTCAAACCGGTCAATTCCTGTTTCTGTCCCTCTGTCACATCCTGCTTCACACTCAGGTGAGGCCCTCACATTTAGATGTCTCAAACTATGGCAATTAAGGTGGACaaatgtaacacacacacacacgcacacacacacacacacaataactgTGGCACAGCATCCACGTTGGGGGGACAGGATGTTCCGTGTCAGATATGCCTGTCACTTTAGCTTTTGCGCAAGCACTTTCTCTCCAACTTTGAGTCCACTGGAGGTCAAGTGAACTTGCAACCAATGATTGCAAATCACCTGCTAACACAGAGCAAAAgtgtacatgttttttttttccaccagagCCTCAAAGGATGATTTCTTATGCTAAAATTAACCACTAATTATTGTGTTTGTACAATATACCATTTAGCAGAAGGGGAGCACCGGGTGATACGTGCCCCTTCCAAATTTTAACGGGACTTTCAGACATTACTTTTACTTTGATGAGGTGCCGTTGCACGGGAAGTCCACGTGTCACACTAGCAAGCAGTTAGTGCAGTTAGCACGTAGCACATTAGCATCACCGCCGTCAATCAGGTTCCCCCCAAGTGGCCTCCATTAGCGCTCCTCCACGGGGATTCGTCAGTCTCGGAGGCGCTGCGACTTTATGCTGAACAGCTTCATCAACATGGACCCCGGGgacgtgacacacacacacacacacacacacacacacacacacacacacacacacacaaacatatacaCTGGTATTTCAATTACACAGCTTCTACTCTTGgcggtcttaaaaaaaaaaaaaaaacataactatACTGCATGTAAATGAAATCCATTTTTAAAAGCGAACAGTCGTTTTGATCATTTTGTAACACTCTTGCTGATACTAAATCGACAAACTGACTGATTTTATTTATGGAAATTGCACATTTGTACAAttgtataagcatttataacaatacatttaccatggtaaatctaaaaaaaaattgtatttctgTTGCTTTCTTTGGGAGATTGGGGCCCGACAAACTCTGCCTAGCAATGAGTCCTTGCAAAGCATTAAGTTAGTTGAAAGAATAAAATGATTTAAAGAGGAGCTGAAGTACGGCTGTTACATAAGTAAGTCTACCTACAGTCAGTGCTCGGTGCGGTGTGCTTCATTCCAAGcccacccccaacccccccTTTGAGTGCAACCAGCTGCTTCTTTTGAGCCTCTCAggccaaagaaagaaagagaaagtagGACGGCGAGATATGCAAATTAAATACCGCCACAAGAGAGACGCAGGACTTTCCCACCACCCACACTGGAGGAGGGGGTTTAGGCAACACACACGAGCCATTATGGAATTCCTTCAACATCAATCAAATGTTTTGCTTGATCAAAACGATGTCGATTAACGATAAAGAAGAAGCAGCGATGACGCTATCGTTCATCTGTTGCATAATTGTGACTGTGGAAGCTGAAAAAGCAGGATTTGGCTCAACTGTAATCTGGCGCGCTTAAAAAGTTGTCATCAAAAGTGAAAGAAAGGCTTAGAGGTATACCGGACTGAGAGAAAGAAAGGAGACAGCAAACAGACAAAAAAGGGGAGGCGAGTTAAAAGCCATGACTCAAAAAATGGCAAACGTCTTGCTGTGTACTCTTTTCCATTGCTCTCTCTGCCGACCAGCAGGTGTTGTTATGGTACGGCTGCCAACGGAACCGCTTCTCTCGTGTTGAGGGAAGATGCCACCCATGTCAACAGCAGTGCGATGAAGTCTACGCGGATCATTTGAGTCACTTATTGAAGCATGCTGATGACATCACGGCATTTTAGCCCATTATGATGTAACGTGATTACTTAACAGCTCACATTGGGCCGATTCGCACATATGCTCCGAAAGGCTAACACAAAGCGTTTGTAgtttggggcggggggggggggggtgaactcTGACCTTTTGAAGGGGGGCTGAGCGGGTGTTAGGGGTCCCATGCAAACACTTCATTGTCCAGATGCTAAGGCCacgcccccacccccacctcgtCCCGCCTCCGCAACACTTGGCAACACCATACTAACGCGGTAGCTTAACGCTCACATTCGAGGTTTCAGCTTGGCATTTCCTCTTTCGGACAAAATAAGACTCATAAAGAGCGCGTGCCCTCATATGACACCAACGCTAAATTAAGGCTGACTTAGTCATATGTTAGAATGCAATAGAACAGGATGAATGGGCAATTTCAACATGTCCAATTCACGGCTACCCGGCGACGTTAACACAATTATTTTGcaatgtttttacatttttcctgatttttcaacattttaGTCTCCTACTATTTGGACTTCTGGGGAATTTTACAacctttaaacatttttttttatcctgacaTGTTCCGCTTCCATCGGCAGCTGTAACCATTTTTGCAGAAGTGGACTCACGTAAACACaatttatatattcatataaatgtttgaaaaattcaaaattttacgTTAAAATAAAAGTTTAGTCACTTCACTGTCTTATCCAAAAGTGTTTTCCCAGATAATTCAATTCATTCTTGTGACACTACAATTTCTCCTTTagaagcatttgtaattttatcattttattatgGGAAGACATTTTGAAGATATTTTCTATTACAAATGTATCCTATTCTTATGCCTTTTCCTGCTACTTTGCATGAATACCACGCAGCCAACAATATATGAATAGTCGCCACACTTATGACAGTAAATAACCAACTGTTAAACCCTGGTCTATGACATCATGAGAACACGTGATTTCCACAAGGCAGGTCATcaccatcatcctcatcattttcattatcatcatcaaacgGCCTCGCCTCGTGCATAACGATAAAAAGGGGGAGGGAGAATCACCTGCGGCCATGACAGCACCTTGACTCCCTCCCCATCCCGTGTCCCCACCTCGTCCTCCCAAAGCCGTCAGCGCACCAGGCGCGTCACAAACATCCCTTGAAAAGGCACCTTGGCTTGGCGTAGGTTTTACATCACCTGTGCGACAGACACCACGGAGTCAAGCGAGCCTCAGCCGGCGAGGGGGACTCGACCCCACCCCAACCCGCCTCCCTCCACTGCAGTGTCGGCCGCCATTGAGCCGATAAAAGTGCGAATGAAGCGAACAGCACAATGGACGCCGTAGCACCACGCGTGGAGTCGAATTTTTTTCTCACCAACCAAACACGCAACAACGAAAAAAGGGGCAAAGAAATAAAATCACGCACAAGAGGGTCACGATGACAAAAATCCCGCGAGATTATAAAAGCCAAAAAGAATaaaaggggaggaaaaaagcATCGCTACCTGCGCAGGTTGTCATTTGCAGCccccttgtgtgtgcgtgtgcgggtCGAGATCCTCGCGACACACACGACACGAGATCCACTTCCGGTCGAGCTTTTGCAGGTACTCTTTTAATTCGTCTTATTTCTAAGCCATCGCAGAGCCGCTTTCAGGTAAACAtgaagaagatgaggaagatggtgatgatgatggctCCTGGACGGACGCACCGTCGTGACGTCATCACGACAGGAGAGAGGGGGGTAAAGGtgttctccaccccctcccatcCGCACGCGAATAACGGTCCCTATTAATAGCAGGCTAATACAGCACGCAAACTAACGCCGTGCGTCATTTTTGGCTAAAAACTCACGCGCCGAATATACAGGTGCGTAAAGTACTGACTGATCGGTGTCATACGGTTTACTTTCTGTGGCGTGGAAATGCACTTCCGTGGGGCTTTGCATAGAATTAGCGGATTAGTTAAGCGAGTCCCGTGTGAGCGATGACGCCAAAGATGAAagtattttgtttcctttttgcgTAATCACCTCCACGCTTACCTTAAACGAAGAAACATTTGGTGCAGCAGCAGGGAGGAGCAGCAGGAGGAAAGCGGGGGGGAGGTGAGGGGGGTTTAGGAAGTGGCCACGAAATAATAAACATCCCATCTCTCTGCCATCACCAAGCCTCGTGCGAAAACGTCGCACTTTATGCACAACTCCCGGAGCCAGGCTCCGACGATGAAAGTGACACCCATTGAGTTGTTGCAACCCCTAAGGACAATCCTTGGCTCGGTTCGGCGGCCCTCCGGAGTCCCGCCGAGCATCGCCCCGGCCCAAGCTTTCATCCGCTGGCCGTTAACAAAGTGCGCGCGAGCAGTGGCCACGTTGCTGTAGAGAAAAGTTAACTACAACAGTGTATAAAGTAGTTGGAATAGATCAAAGAAGTCACAAAACGAGCGCTTGCCTGACTTCTTGTGACGGATAACGGTTCGGAGAAAGTGCCGCTAGGCGGAGGGAGAGACGCCATCCAGGTATAAcggtacaccccccccccccccctccctctcagaAAACACACCGCCCCCCATTAAAGTCCACCAAAGTCGATCGCAACAAGTCCGGGAGTGTAAGTGAGAGTCAGGTCCAGGTCCCGGTCCGCACGGCGGCGGTGGCCCGGCCCGGGCGGAGTTTAACACTCACCGCTGCTCCGTTTTGGGTTGGCCTGTTTTCTGCGTTTACACCTGGGGCCATCCGCCATGATCGCCTCGCTGCGAGTCTGAAACACACAGGCACTCGCGagacacccccctcccctctctccccCCCGCCTTCCATTCCTCACCCACCCATGTGTGCTTTACGACGTCaccttccccctcctcctttccgAACACCTGTTTGCGACGCTATCTTCTGCTTTACGACGTCACACCTCCCTCTTCTAAAGGACCCGAACACCTGGTTTGCGACGCTGGTTCTCGCTTTACGGCTAATACCTTCTTACTCTTTTCAATAGCCCCCAACCCCTCCCTTAACCTCTTGCGGGAAAACATCTGGCTTACGACGTAGTTCGCTACATTACGGCAACACTGTTGCGTCAGTTACCTTAGAACCCTCTCTGCTTTTCTAGCACTGAACACCTCTGGTTTGCGTCGCTGCATCCTGCTTTACGGTAAACACCTTCTTATTCGTTCCCATGGATCCTCGAATTTTAATTATTTCCAGACCTCAACGCGCactcaacacaaacacaacactgTTGACATGAGCTATAGAATAAGCTCATGAAAAATAGCATGACACATGATTATGTGGATGCCATTGAACAAGGCGGCCATGGCACAACATTGGGCATGATTACATCACACATAAGGCCCAATGCAATGACACTAGAGTTGTTCTCGTTTAGAAAAAATGTTTCAAGCTTATCAAAGTAAAATTATATTTTGGGGGAGTAAAGTTATCCTGTTACCAGAATAGTCAAATTTGTTTCGATAGGCAAATCTGACAAGTAgtgtaaattaaaataataaataaataaataataataactttcCAGTATACAAATCATATTTTTGACTGAGTCCTAATTCTTATGAAAACCGCCTAACCTTGTGAAAATAGTCATAGTGTTTCAAgaataaagtcaaaataaattttGCAAGAATAATGTCATATTTATTCTAAAAAGACATTGCAAGATAAATCAGATTTTCCGAGAAAGAAACTGTAATATTGCATTGATCGTCATATCTTTACAGGAAAAAAGTTAAAGACTAAAGTTGCCATCTTAGTTTGACATTTGTAATTACGATTATCGTTTCAATGTAAAATACAGTTTGAAAACTTGCCATTTATATGACAAAAATCACGAGTTGAATCAAAAAGTTGGTATTGCATGCAAGGGGGGAGGGAAAGTGCATCATCATGAAATATGATGCGTTGGACGACCACTTACGCTTTCTGGACGATTTAGCTGTGTTTCAGTTCACAATTTGGCTTTGGTGTTGGCAAGTGGGCAGCTCAGGCGGTTCCTGAAGAAGTCCTCCACCTTCTTCCAGGCGAGCACCTCAGCGTGGGCGTGGGCCCGGGGCTCACCGCCCCACAAGACAGGTATGCGCAGGAACCCATGGACACCTGAGTAGCAGTGGGGCCCGTAAGGTGGCTCCAGGTGGTGCCCGGCCCGCGGGTAACACACCGTCTCCACATTCTGCTTCCCGGCTCGTCTGAgtccacaaagaagaaaaattaaagttaaataggggtcaaaaaataaaaagctattACCGGAGTCGCGCCGCCATGCTCTCCATGTAGTTCCGGCAGTCGAAGTTGAGGCCGTCCTCGGAAGCCAGAAGGAGTAAGTCGGCGGTCGCTTTCTCTATGGGGATCAGACTGGTCCGGTTCTCTTCGCTGTCGGGGTCACCGGCGCCATACTCGACGATGTTGGCGCCGTCTGGGGTGGGTATGATCTTGCTCAAGTCCAAGGTCAAGGAGGAGAGGACCTCTTGACCCCGGTAGTGCAGAGGGACTCCGATGTTGGCGCTGCAGGCGTTGATCCAGACCACCGCACGCACGCCGGGCACAAAGGACGCCAAGGACAGGGCGATGTCGCCCCCTTTGCAACGCCCGATCACGCCCAGCCCGTCACTCCCCACCTAGAAGCGCAAGCGACAACTAAGCATGGAAGAGAccctgcaatgttttttttaggccGGTGCCAGTCCCAATATTTGGCAGAATCGAATTCTGATTCTTGATGTGGTCACCTTAGCATGCTGCTGTAAGAAGCGCAGGGCCTGCTGGAAGCGGTCAAGCTCTACGTACTTGACGTCGGTGGGTTTGCCGTAGAAGACGGCCAAGGCCAGGACCACAAAGCCTTTGTTGGCCAACAGGCTGGCTCGCTTCTCTGACGCAAAGGGAGACACATCCAGCACGCCCGGGAAGGGACCTTCACCTAAGGAAATTGTCACCATTGGTCAGGGCCTCAAGTCAGCTTGCTCAGGTGGCCTATCAGTATCCAGTGTCAACATGGTGAAGTTTGAAACTACGCTTTCAAAACAAGGTAAGAATTTCATGGTAGCGTTATGGCTCCAAGTAAGATTGGAAGCCCGGCTAAGGCTTTCTAACATTTCTGAGCACTGAGTAGAGTGTTAAACAAAGTCTGGTTCTCACCTGGTGGTGTGAACAACACTCCGTTACACTTTCCAAGGTCAACAACCTCCCGGATGACGCCCTCCCCAATCAGGACCCTCTCGTTGGTGGCCTCCGCCACGGCTCCTccccgctcctcctcctccacgtcTACGCCGTCGTGCACAGAGAACCTTACCACGAGAGGACTCGGCGCCTTCG encodes:
- the LOC133165131 gene encoding acyl-coenzyme A thioesterase 3-like, whose product is MSLQVRLRLLPSARCLFDEAVHVKVAGLRSEQVVTLRARTTDERGTVFHSAAVYRADGSGELDLRRDAALCGTYEGVEPMGLLWSMRAAVPFKYFHWTKAPSPLVVRFSVHDGVDVEEEERGGAVAEATNERVLIGEGVIREVVDLGKCNGVLFTPPGEGPFPGVLDVSPFASEKRASLLANKGFVVLALAVFYGKPTDVKYVELDRFQQALRFLQQHAKVGSDGLGVIGRCKGGDIALSLASFVPGVRAVVWINACSANIGVPLHYRGQEVLSSLTLDLSKIIPTPDGANIVEYGAGDPDSEENRTSLIPIEKATADLLLLASEDGLNFDCRNYMESMAARLRRAGKQNVETVCYPRAGHHLEPPYGPHCYSGVHGFLRIPVLWGGEPRAHAHAEVLAWKKVEDFFRNRLSCPLANTKAKL